The following proteins are co-located in the Poecile atricapillus isolate bPoeAtr1 chromosome 2, bPoeAtr1.hap1, whole genome shotgun sequence genome:
- the NAPRT gene encoding nicotinate phosphoribosyltransferase isoform X2, whose amino-acid sequence MAPLADLYQVSMAYGHWRAGRHRAPAAAELFFRRPPFRGSFALGAGLAEGLRGLRAFRFSAADVAYLRSVLPSTTDDAFFDYLATLDASEVPFLQVKGPLLVVQLLETTLLCLVNYASLVATNAARFRLLAGPDMKLMEMGLRRAQGPDGALSASKYSYIGGFDCTSNILAGKLYGIPVRGTIAHSFIMSFRCLEEVQPRELLPRAGGDPVDLAGLAVSWLQRVCDLLQTPPGKANQGELAAFVSYAVTFPCDFQGLLDTYCVRRSGLPNFCAVALALHQLGYQAIGVRLDSGDLAQQSKEIRGVFRACGAHFQVPWFATIPIAVSNDISEQSLEEFRKEGSEIDMIGIGTNLVTCPLQPSLGCVYKLVEVNGSPCLKLTEDEEKMTIPGLKTMYRLYDAAGHPFMDLMALEEEPSPSAGQELGIRLLGQLGETTKVIPTTVEPLLRTYFRDGQVCEPLPSLPEVRTHAQVSLNLLSPAHRRLHEPQSYPVAVTERLHRLFLELRQGSH is encoded by the exons ATGGCGCCGCTGGCGGACCTGTACCAGGTGTCCATGGCCTACGGGCACTGGCGGGCCGGGCGACACCgcgccccggccgccgccgaGCTCTTCTTCCGCCGCCCGCCCTTCCGCGGCTCCTTCGCGCTCGGGGCCGGCCTGGCCGAGGGTCTGCGGGGGCTCCGAGCCTTCCGCTTCTCCGCTGCCG ATGTCGCGTACCTGCGCTCTGTCCTGCCCAGCACCACAGACGATGCCTTCTTTGACTACCTGGCCACCCTGGACGCCTCCGAG GTGCCGTTCCTGCAGGTGAAGGGGCCGCTCCtggtggtgcagctgctggagacaACCTTGCTGTGCCTGGTCAACTATGCCAG CCTGGTGGCCACCAACGCTGCCAGATTCCGTCTCCTCGCCGGCCCGGACATGAAGCTCATGGAGATGGGGCTCCGCCGTGCGCAGGGGCCGGATGGAGCCCTCTCAGCATCCAAATATTCCTACATTGGGG GCTTTGACTGCACCAGCAATATCCTGGCGGGAAAACTCTACGGAATTCCCGTGCGTGGCACCATCGCCCACTCCTTCATCATGTCCTTCAGGTGCCTGGAGGAGGTGCAGCCACGG gagctgctgcctcggGCTGGAGGAGATCCCGTGGATCTCGCAggcctggctgtgtcctggctgCAGCGGGTTTGTGACCTGCTCCAGACTCCTCCCGGCAAGGCCAACCAGGGCGAGCTGGCCGCCTTCGTGTCCTATGCTGTCACCTTCCCGTGTGACTTCCAGGGATTGCTGGACACCTATTGTGTCAGGAG GAGTGGTTTGCCCAATTTCTGTGCCGTGGCCTtggcactgcaccagctgggATACCAGGCCATCGGAGTGCGCCTGGACAGCGGGGACCTGGCCCAACAATCCAAGGAAATCCGGGGAGTGTTCCGAGCCTGTGGAGCTCA ctTCCAGGTGCCCTGGTTTGCAACCATCCCCATCGCCGTCAGCAACGACATCagtgagcagagcctggaggagTTCAGGAAGGAG GGGAGCGAGATCGACATGATCGGCATCGGGACCAACCTGGTGACGTGTCCCCTGCAGCCATCGCTGGGCTGTGTCTACAAG CTGGTGGAGGTCAATGGTTCCCCGTGCCTGAAGCTGACGGAGGATGAGGAGAAGATGACGATCCCAGGGTTGAAGACGATGTATCGGCTCTATGACGCTGCTG GTCACCCCTTCATGGACCTCATGGCCCTGGAAGAGGAGCCATCGCCCAGTgcggggcaggagctggggatcCGTCTCCTGGGGCAGCTTGGGGAAACCACCAAGGTCATTCCCACCACCGTGGAGCCCCTCCTTCGCACCTACTTCAGGGATGGCCAG gtgtgtgagcccctgcccagcctgcccGAGGTGAGGACCCatgcccaggtgtccctcaaCCTGCTCAGCCCCGCTCACCGCCGGCTCCACGAGCCGCAGTCCTACCCG GTGGCTGTGACGGAACGGCTGCACCGGCTCTTCCTGGAGCTGCGTCAGGGCAGCCACTGA
- the NAPRT gene encoding nicotinate phosphoribosyltransferase isoform X1 → MAPLADLYQVSMAYGHWRAGRHRAPAAAELFFRRPPFRGSFALGAGLAEGLRGLRAFRFSAADVAYLRSVLPSTTDDAFFDYLATLDASEVTVTAIPEGSVVFARVPFLQVKGPLLVVQLLETTLLCLVNYASLVATNAARFRLLAGPDMKLMEMGLRRAQGPDGALSASKYSYIGGFDCTSNILAGKLYGIPVRGTIAHSFIMSFRCLEEVQPRELLPRAGGDPVDLAGLAVSWLQRVCDLLQTPPGKANQGELAAFVSYAVTFPCDFQGLLDTYCVRRSGLPNFCAVALALHQLGYQAIGVRLDSGDLAQQSKEIRGVFRACGAHFQVPWFATIPIAVSNDISEQSLEEFRKEGSEIDMIGIGTNLVTCPLQPSLGCVYKLVEVNGSPCLKLTEDEEKMTIPGLKTMYRLYDAAGHPFMDLMALEEEPSPSAGQELGIRLLGQLGETTKVIPTTVEPLLRTYFRDGQVCEPLPSLPEVRTHAQVSLNLLSPAHRRLHEPQSYPVAVTERLHRLFLELRQGSH, encoded by the exons ATGGCGCCGCTGGCGGACCTGTACCAGGTGTCCATGGCCTACGGGCACTGGCGGGCCGGGCGACACCgcgccccggccgccgccgaGCTCTTCTTCCGCCGCCCGCCCTTCCGCGGCTCCTTCGCGCTCGGGGCCGGCCTGGCCGAGGGTCTGCGGGGGCTCCGAGCCTTCCGCTTCTCCGCTGCCG ATGTCGCGTACCTGCGCTCTGTCCTGCCCAGCACCACAGACGATGCCTTCTTTGACTACCTGGCCACCCTGGACGCCTCCGAGGTGACCGTCACTGCCATTCCTGAGGGCTCCGTCGTCTTTGCCAGG GTGCCGTTCCTGCAGGTGAAGGGGCCGCTCCtggtggtgcagctgctggagacaACCTTGCTGTGCCTGGTCAACTATGCCAG CCTGGTGGCCACCAACGCTGCCAGATTCCGTCTCCTCGCCGGCCCGGACATGAAGCTCATGGAGATGGGGCTCCGCCGTGCGCAGGGGCCGGATGGAGCCCTCTCAGCATCCAAATATTCCTACATTGGGG GCTTTGACTGCACCAGCAATATCCTGGCGGGAAAACTCTACGGAATTCCCGTGCGTGGCACCATCGCCCACTCCTTCATCATGTCCTTCAGGTGCCTGGAGGAGGTGCAGCCACGG gagctgctgcctcggGCTGGAGGAGATCCCGTGGATCTCGCAggcctggctgtgtcctggctgCAGCGGGTTTGTGACCTGCTCCAGACTCCTCCCGGCAAGGCCAACCAGGGCGAGCTGGCCGCCTTCGTGTCCTATGCTGTCACCTTCCCGTGTGACTTCCAGGGATTGCTGGACACCTATTGTGTCAGGAG GAGTGGTTTGCCCAATTTCTGTGCCGTGGCCTtggcactgcaccagctgggATACCAGGCCATCGGAGTGCGCCTGGACAGCGGGGACCTGGCCCAACAATCCAAGGAAATCCGGGGAGTGTTCCGAGCCTGTGGAGCTCA ctTCCAGGTGCCCTGGTTTGCAACCATCCCCATCGCCGTCAGCAACGACATCagtgagcagagcctggaggagTTCAGGAAGGAG GGGAGCGAGATCGACATGATCGGCATCGGGACCAACCTGGTGACGTGTCCCCTGCAGCCATCGCTGGGCTGTGTCTACAAG CTGGTGGAGGTCAATGGTTCCCCGTGCCTGAAGCTGACGGAGGATGAGGAGAAGATGACGATCCCAGGGTTGAAGACGATGTATCGGCTCTATGACGCTGCTG GTCACCCCTTCATGGACCTCATGGCCCTGGAAGAGGAGCCATCGCCCAGTgcggggcaggagctggggatcCGTCTCCTGGGGCAGCTTGGGGAAACCACCAAGGTCATTCCCACCACCGTGGAGCCCCTCCTTCGCACCTACTTCAGGGATGGCCAG gtgtgtgagcccctgcccagcctgcccGAGGTGAGGACCCatgcccaggtgtccctcaaCCTGCTCAGCCCCGCTCACCGCCGGCTCCACGAGCCGCAGTCCTACCCG GTGGCTGTGACGGAACGGCTGCACCGGCTCTTCCTGGAGCTGCGTCAGGGCAGCCACTGA